In Thalassophryne amazonica chromosome 14, fThaAma1.1, whole genome shotgun sequence, one DNA window encodes the following:
- the rab9a gene encoding ras-related protein Rab-9A translates to MATKTSLLKVILLGDGGVGKSSLMNRYVTNKFDAHLFHTIGVEFLNKDLEVDGHQVTLQIWDTAGQERFRSLRTPFYRGSDCCLLTFSIDDSQSFINLNNWKKEFIYYADVKEPETFPFVVLGNKLDVPERQVTHEEAKQWCHENGDYPYFETSAKDSTNVMVAFEEAVRRVLAVDERTDHLIPTDTVKLHRKPRSAATCCS, encoded by the coding sequence ATGGCTACAAAAACATCTCTGCTAAAAGTCATTCTACTGGGCGACGGTGGCGTCGGGAAGAGCTCCCTCATGAATCGTTACGTCACCAACAAATTTGacgcgcaccttttccacaccATCGGGGTGGAATTCCTGAACAAAGACCTCGAAGTGGACGGCCACCAGGTTACGCTACAGATCTGGGATACTGCTGGCCAGGAGCGCTTCCGCAGCCTGAGGACTCCTTTCTACCGTGGCTCTGATTGTTGCCTGCTCACCTTCAGCATCGATGACAGCCAGAGCTTCATCAACTTGAACAACTGGAAGAAGGAGTTCATCTACTATGCCGACGTGAAGGAGCCAGAAACATTCCCGTTCGTTGTCCTGGGGAACAAGCTGGATGTGCCGGAGAGGCAGGTGACTCACGAGGAGGCTAAGCAGTGGTGCCACGAGAATGGCGACTACCCTTACTTCGAGACCAGTGCTAAAGATTCCACAAATGTGATGGTGGCCTTTGAGGAGGCCGTGCGCAGAGTGTTGGCGGTGGACGAGAGAACGGACCACCTCATTCCCACAGACACGGTCAAGCTCCACAGGAAGCCTCGCTCTGCTGCCACTTGTTGCTCATAG
- the egfl6 gene encoding epidermal growth factor-like protein 6 isoform X2, whose amino-acid sequence MQPFSLVGALFLLLHVLSDSADAHRHYRQVLSGNQPGVCRYGSRLECCYGWKKTTKGQCEAQCEHSCRYGECVGPNKCKCFPGFSGKTCSQDLNECGLKPRPCEHRCMNTYGSYKCYCLNGYTLMSDGSCTNSRTCSLAHCQYGCEEVEGEIHCLCPSAGLQLGQDGRTCVDIDECVTGKNLCPFNRKCVNTFGSYYCKCQDGYDLKYVEGKYDCVDLDECTSGTHKCSHHATCLNTQGSYKCRCKSGFRGNGFECSAIPDFQARPGFLGGTLDNEHIKNIIPEPEVTPPPKLRQQPFDYDEEVYVGIPAEDRQEEEIPEDEEEEEENNQVNPRGDIFTSDDFESILGPATEVKEIQITPSQEDFIMDCNFDQGACEWLQDRSDDLDWTAADHQNGEQYYMAVSGLIGKRADVAKLKLLLSHRTKHGAFCLSFDYRVVGRNVGTLKVLLDNTAYPLWEQSWSAGQGWQTELLTLTWREEVPQSIIFEVERGSGVGGEIGLDNVVLTSGPCQEEAEPIF is encoded by the exons ATGCAGCCATTCAGTTTGGTCGGTGCTCTTTTCCTCCTGCTTCATGTCTTATCTGATAGTGCAGATGCTCATCG GCATTACCGACAAGTTCTCTCTGGAAACCAACCGGGGGTTTGTCGCTACGGAAGCAGACTTGAGTGTTGCTATGGCTGGAAGAAGACCACCAAAGGACAATGTGAAG CTCAGTGTGAGCACAGCTGCAGGTACGGAGAGTGTGTCGGCCCCAACAAATGCAAATGTTTCCCGGGATTCAGTGGAAAAACATGCAGTCAAG ATTTGAATGAGTGTGGCCTGAAGCCTCGTCCCTGTGAACATCGCTGCATGAACACATATGGCAGTTACAAGTGCTATTGCCTCAACGGGTACACCTTAATGTCTGATGGATCTTGTACCA ACTCCAGGACTTGCTCCCTGGCTCACTGCCAGTACGGCTGTGAGGAAGTAGAAGGGGAGATCCACTGTCTCTGCCCATCTGCAGGTCTTCAACTGGGGCAAGATGGTAGAACTTGTGTCG ATATTGATGAATGTGTAACTGGAAAGAACCTCTGCCCATTCAACAGAAAATGTGTCAACACCTTCGGCAGCTACTACTGCAAGTGCCAGGATGGCTACGATCTCAAGTATGTTGAAGGCAAATACGACTGCGTAG ATCTTGATGAGTGTACATCCGGCACTCATAAGTGCAGCCACCATGCAACCTGTCTGAATACTCAAGGATCCTACAAGTGCAGGTGCAAGTCTGGCTTCAGAGGAAATGGTTTTGAATGCTCTG CCATCCCAGACTTCCAAGCGAGGCCTGGGTTTCTTGGAGGTACGCTTGACAATGAGCACATCAAAAATATTATCCCAGAACCAGAGGTGACGCCACCACCTAAGCTCCGCCAGCAGCCTTTTGACTACGATGAGGAGGTGTACGTTGGCATCCCGGCTGAGGACAGACAGGAGGAGGAAATTCCTGAGGatgaggaggaagaagaggaaaACAACCAGGTTAATCCAAGAGGAGATATTTTCA CATCAGATGACTTTGAGTCCATACTTGGTCCAGCCACAGAAGTGAAAGAAATCCAAATAACACCAAGTCAGGAAG ATTTTATCATGGATTGCAATTTTGATCAGGGAGCATGTGAGTGGCTGCAAGACAGAAGTGACGACTTGGACTGGACGGCAGCCGACCACCAGAATG GGGAGCAGTACTACATGGCCGTGAGCGGGCTCATAGGCAAGCGGGCTGACGTGGCAAAGTTGAAGCTGCTTCTCAGCCATCGGACCAAACACGGCGCCTTCTGTCTCAGTTTCGACTACCGTGTGGTGGGCCGTAACGTGGGGACACTCAAGGTTCTTTTGGATAACACCGCTTACCCGTTATGGGAGCAGAGCTGGAGTGCAGGTCAGGGCTGGCAGACAGAGCTTCTCACTTTAACCTGGCGGGAAGAAGTACCACAGTCT ATTATCTTTGAAGTGGAGCGTGGGAGTGGCGTCGGAGGGGAGATCGGACTGGACAATGTCGTGTTGACCTCAGGGCCATGTCAAGAGGAGGCGGAGCCAATCTTTTAA
- the egfl6 gene encoding epidermal growth factor-like protein 6 isoform X1, with the protein MQPFSLVGALFLLLHVLSDSADAHRHYRQVLSGNQPGVCRYGSRLECCYGWKKTTKGQCEAQCEHSCRYGECVGPNKCKCFPGFSGKTCSQDLNECGLKPRPCEHRCMNTYGSYKCYCLNGYTLMSDGSCTNSRTCSLAHCQYGCEEVEGEIHCLCPSAGLQLGQDGRTCVDIDECVTGKNLCPFNRKCVNTFGSYYCKCQDGYDLKYVEGKYDCVDLDECTSGTHKCSHHATCLNTQGSYKCRCKSGFRGNGFECSVKPFYQSSSAGDKGSADDFLNAIPDFQARPGFLGGTLDNEHIKNIIPEPEVTPPPKLRQQPFDYDEEVYVGIPAEDRQEEEIPEDEEEEEENNQVNPRGDIFTSDDFESILGPATEVKEIQITPSQEDFIMDCNFDQGACEWLQDRSDDLDWTAADHQNGEQYYMAVSGLIGKRADVAKLKLLLSHRTKHGAFCLSFDYRVVGRNVGTLKVLLDNTAYPLWEQSWSAGQGWQTELLTLTWREEVPQSIIFEVERGSGVGGEIGLDNVVLTSGPCQEEAEPIF; encoded by the exons ATGCAGCCATTCAGTTTGGTCGGTGCTCTTTTCCTCCTGCTTCATGTCTTATCTGATAGTGCAGATGCTCATCG GCATTACCGACAAGTTCTCTCTGGAAACCAACCGGGGGTTTGTCGCTACGGAAGCAGACTTGAGTGTTGCTATGGCTGGAAGAAGACCACCAAAGGACAATGTGAAG CTCAGTGTGAGCACAGCTGCAGGTACGGAGAGTGTGTCGGCCCCAACAAATGCAAATGTTTCCCGGGATTCAGTGGAAAAACATGCAGTCAAG ATTTGAATGAGTGTGGCCTGAAGCCTCGTCCCTGTGAACATCGCTGCATGAACACATATGGCAGTTACAAGTGCTATTGCCTCAACGGGTACACCTTAATGTCTGATGGATCTTGTACCA ACTCCAGGACTTGCTCCCTGGCTCACTGCCAGTACGGCTGTGAGGAAGTAGAAGGGGAGATCCACTGTCTCTGCCCATCTGCAGGTCTTCAACTGGGGCAAGATGGTAGAACTTGTGTCG ATATTGATGAATGTGTAACTGGAAAGAACCTCTGCCCATTCAACAGAAAATGTGTCAACACCTTCGGCAGCTACTACTGCAAGTGCCAGGATGGCTACGATCTCAAGTATGTTGAAGGCAAATACGACTGCGTAG ATCTTGATGAGTGTACATCCGGCACTCATAAGTGCAGCCACCATGCAACCTGTCTGAATACTCAAGGATCCTACAAGTGCAGGTGCAAGTCTGGCTTCAGAGGAAATGGTTTTGAATGCTCTG TCAAACCATTTTATCAGAGCTCATCGGCTGGAGACAAGGGCAGTGCAGATGATTTCCTCAATG CCATCCCAGACTTCCAAGCGAGGCCTGGGTTTCTTGGAGGTACGCTTGACAATGAGCACATCAAAAATATTATCCCAGAACCAGAGGTGACGCCACCACCTAAGCTCCGCCAGCAGCCTTTTGACTACGATGAGGAGGTGTACGTTGGCATCCCGGCTGAGGACAGACAGGAGGAGGAAATTCCTGAGGatgaggaggaagaagaggaaaACAACCAGGTTAATCCAAGAGGAGATATTTTCA CATCAGATGACTTTGAGTCCATACTTGGTCCAGCCACAGAAGTGAAAGAAATCCAAATAACACCAAGTCAGGAAG ATTTTATCATGGATTGCAATTTTGATCAGGGAGCATGTGAGTGGCTGCAAGACAGAAGTGACGACTTGGACTGGACGGCAGCCGACCACCAGAATG GGGAGCAGTACTACATGGCCGTGAGCGGGCTCATAGGCAAGCGGGCTGACGTGGCAAAGTTGAAGCTGCTTCTCAGCCATCGGACCAAACACGGCGCCTTCTGTCTCAGTTTCGACTACCGTGTGGTGGGCCGTAACGTGGGGACACTCAAGGTTCTTTTGGATAACACCGCTTACCCGTTATGGGAGCAGAGCTGGAGTGCAGGTCAGGGCTGGCAGACAGAGCTTCTCACTTTAACCTGGCGGGAAGAAGTACCACAGTCT ATTATCTTTGAAGTGGAGCGTGGGAGTGGCGTCGGAGGGGAGATCGGACTGGACAATGTCGTGTTGACCTCAGGGCCATGTCAAGAGGAGGCGGAGCCAATCTTTTAA